The following proteins are co-located in the Pelecanus crispus isolate bPelCri1 chromosome 5, bPelCri1.pri, whole genome shotgun sequence genome:
- the TRMT1L gene encoding tRNA (guanine(27)-N(2))-dimethyltransferase isoform X2 — MAAEEAAEASLVRLSPERRQPGREDGAEENPEGGGGGETAALNGVVVSGKVTSNNLDVKVTESELETEEKGTEEESTRESDSNILDVSSDYPREKHISIQRHLADLEKLADLKEDEKKPCPLCPEEKFKACYSHKLHRHLQNLHWKVSVQFEGYRMCICHLPCRPVKPNLVGDQTCSKMGAHYHCIICSATIMRRTDMIGHINRHVNKGETESRFITVPAPKSSREVLKESATDVQVLPNYSTPQKTDSYFNPKMKLNRQLIFCALAVLAEERKPIECLDAFGATGIMGLQWAKHLRSSVKVTINDCNENSVTMIQENCHLNKMKVKLNTKEDDNDEAMGDGGENTDTIEVTKMDANVIMHLRSFDFIHLDPFGTSVNYLDSAFRNVRNLGIVSLTSTDISSLYAKAQHVALRHYGCNIVRTEYYKELAARIVIAAVTRAAARCNKGIEVLLAVALEHFVLVVVRVLRGPSPADDSAKKIRDLIHCQWCEERIFQKEGNMVEENPYQQLPCDCHGSMPGKTAVVLGPLWSGALFNTGFLRRMLFEAVQYGLDEAQPLLKTLVCEAECTTLKHFSTHSPYDENKQEECGVYIKTPNTSAESYLVHGKRKSDEVIRNAAKRQKSENSAEHPAFYYNIHRHSIKGMNMPKLNKFLNYLSEAGYRVSRTHFDPMGVRTNAPLAQFKTILMKYSTPTYTGGQAEGPVHLAEDVQAGEQVPAAADGKAEDAEFLEDDKSGVAAAMFKKDYPTHCAAD, encoded by the exons ATGGCAGCggaggaggctgcagaggcCTCGCTGGTGCGGCTGTCTCCTGAGCGGAGGCAGCCGGGGCGGGAGGACGGTGCTGAGGAGAACCccgaaggcggcggcggcggcgagacCGCAGCGCTCA ATGGTGTGGTTGTCTCTGGAAAAGTAACAAGCAACAACCTGGATGTGAAAGTTACTGAGTCAGAAttggaaactgaagaaaaaggaacagaggaAGAATCCACAAGGGAATCAGATAGCAACATTTTGGATGTATCATCTGATTATCCAAGAG agAAACATATTTCAATTCAAAGACATCTTGCTGATCTAGAGAAACTAGCTGACCTGAAAGAAG ATGAAAAGAAGCCTTGCCCATTGTGTCCTGAGGAGAAGTTCAAAGCTTGCTATAGTCATAAACTCCATCGTCACCTTCAGAATTTGCACTGGAAAGTTTCTGTTCAATTTGAAG GGTACAGAATGTGCATCTGCCACTTACCTTGTCGTCCAGTAAAACCAAACCTCGTTGGAGACCAG ACATGTTCAAAGATGGGAGCCCATTACCATTGTATCATTTGTTCAGCAACTATCATGCGACGAACTGATATGATAGGTCATATTAATCGTCATGTGAACAAAGGAGAAACTGAATCAAGGTTTATTACAG TTCCTGCTCCCAAGTCTTCTCGTGAAGTGCTGAAGGAGTCAGCCACAGATGTGCAGGTCCTTCCCAACTACTCCACACCTCAGAAAACCGATTCCTATTTTAATCCTAAAATGAAACTCAACAG gcaATTGATATTCTGCGCTCTAGCTGTTCTAGCTGAAGAACGTAAACCGATTGAATGTTTGGATGCTTTTGGTGCCACTG GTATAATGGGATTGCAATGGGCAAAGCATCTGAGAAGTTCTGTGAAAGTTACGATTAATGATTGTAATGAAAATTCTGTGACAATGATTCAGGAAAACTGccatttaaacaaaatgaagGTGAAACTGAACACTAAGGAAGACGACAATGATGAAGCTAtgggagatggaggagaaaataCTGACACCATTGAGGTGACAAAAATGGATGCCAATGTTATAATGCATTTGAGATCATTTGATTTTAT ccaTTTGGACCCCTTTGGAACTTCTGTGAATTATCTGGATTCCGCCTTCAGAAATGTGAGAAATCTTGGAATCGTGTCATTGACATCCACAGACATCAGTTCTCTATATGCAAAGGCTCAACACGTTGCCCTGCGTCATTATGGATGTAATATTGTCAGAACAGAGTACTACAAGGAACTGGCAGCCAGAATAGTAATTGCTGCTGTGACAAG AGCTGCAGCTCGCTGTAACAAAGGCATTGAAGTTTTACTCGCAGTAGCTCTAGAACATTTTGTTCTAGTAGTGGTCAGAGTTTTAAGGGGACCGTCTCCTGCAGATgattcagcaaagaaaataagagacCTCATCCATTGCCAGTGGTGTGAAGAgagaatttttcagaaagagGGTAATATGGTAGAAG AAAACCCTTATCAGCAGCTCCCTTGTGATTGTCATGGCAGTATGCCTGGGAAGACAGCAGTAGTTCTTGGTCCTCTCTG GTCAGGAGCCCTCTTTAACACTGGATTCCTCAGAAGAATGCTGTTTGAGGCTGTCCAGTATGGTTTGGATGAAGCTCAGCCACTTCTGAAGACATTAGTTTGTGAAGCTGAGTGCacaactttaaaacatttttctaccCATAGTCCTTATGATGAGAACAAACAAG AAGAGTGTGGCGTATATATTAAAACACCAAATACTTCTGCAGAATCCTACTTGGTACATG gaaaaagaaaaagtgatgaaGTGATTCGAAATGCAGCCAAGCGACAAAAATCTGAGAACAGTGCTGAGCACCCTGCATTTTACTACAATATCCACAGACACAGTATTAAAGGAATGAACATGCCAAA gttaaatAAGTTCTTGAACTATCTCTCTGAAGCTGGATACAGAGTAAGCAGAACCCACTTTGATCCAATGGGAGTTCGCACGAATGCGCCCTTGGCACAATTTAAGACTATTCTTATGAAGTACAGCACTCCCACGTACACGGGGGGACAGGCAGAAGGCCCTGTCCATCTAGCTGAAGATGTCCAGGCAGGAGAACAggttccagctgctgcagacgGCAAGGCAGAAGATGCTGAGTTCCTGGAAGATGATAAATCTGGAGTCGCTGCCGCCATGTTCAAAAAAGACTACCCTACTCACTGTGCAGCTGATTAA
- the TRMT1L gene encoding tRNA (guanine(27)-N(2))-dimethyltransferase isoform X1 — MAAEEAAEASLVRLSPERRQPGREDGAEENPEGGGGGETAALNGVVVSGKVTSNNLDVKVTESELETEEKGTEEESTRESDSNILDVSSDYPREKHISIQRHLADLEKLADLKEGEFTVAVSQNTDLHVTDEKKPCPLCPEEKFKACYSHKLHRHLQNLHWKVSVQFEGYRMCICHLPCRPVKPNLVGDQTCSKMGAHYHCIICSATIMRRTDMIGHINRHVNKGETESRFITVPAPKSSREVLKESATDVQVLPNYSTPQKTDSYFNPKMKLNRQLIFCALAVLAEERKPIECLDAFGATGIMGLQWAKHLRSSVKVTINDCNENSVTMIQENCHLNKMKVKLNTKEDDNDEAMGDGGENTDTIEVTKMDANVIMHLRSFDFIHLDPFGTSVNYLDSAFRNVRNLGIVSLTSTDISSLYAKAQHVALRHYGCNIVRTEYYKELAARIVIAAVTRAAARCNKGIEVLLAVALEHFVLVVVRVLRGPSPADDSAKKIRDLIHCQWCEERIFQKEGNMVEENPYQQLPCDCHGSMPGKTAVVLGPLWSGALFNTGFLRRMLFEAVQYGLDEAQPLLKTLVCEAECTTLKHFSTHSPYDENKQEECGVYIKTPNTSAESYLVHGKRKSDEVIRNAAKRQKSENSAEHPAFYYNIHRHSIKGMNMPKLNKFLNYLSEAGYRVSRTHFDPMGVRTNAPLAQFKTILMKYSTPTYTGGQAEGPVHLAEDVQAGEQVPAAADGKAEDAEFLEDDKSGVAAAMFKKDYPTHCAAD; from the exons ATGGCAGCggaggaggctgcagaggcCTCGCTGGTGCGGCTGTCTCCTGAGCGGAGGCAGCCGGGGCGGGAGGACGGTGCTGAGGAGAACCccgaaggcggcggcggcggcgagacCGCAGCGCTCA ATGGTGTGGTTGTCTCTGGAAAAGTAACAAGCAACAACCTGGATGTGAAAGTTACTGAGTCAGAAttggaaactgaagaaaaaggaacagaggaAGAATCCACAAGGGAATCAGATAGCAACATTTTGGATGTATCATCTGATTATCCAAGAG agAAACATATTTCAATTCAAAGACATCTTGCTGATCTAGAGAAACTAGCTGACCTGAAAGAAGGTGAGTTTACCGTGGCAGTATCCCAGAACACAGATCTTCATGTTACag ATGAAAAGAAGCCTTGCCCATTGTGTCCTGAGGAGAAGTTCAAAGCTTGCTATAGTCATAAACTCCATCGTCACCTTCAGAATTTGCACTGGAAAGTTTCTGTTCAATTTGAAG GGTACAGAATGTGCATCTGCCACTTACCTTGTCGTCCAGTAAAACCAAACCTCGTTGGAGACCAG ACATGTTCAAAGATGGGAGCCCATTACCATTGTATCATTTGTTCAGCAACTATCATGCGACGAACTGATATGATAGGTCATATTAATCGTCATGTGAACAAAGGAGAAACTGAATCAAGGTTTATTACAG TTCCTGCTCCCAAGTCTTCTCGTGAAGTGCTGAAGGAGTCAGCCACAGATGTGCAGGTCCTTCCCAACTACTCCACACCTCAGAAAACCGATTCCTATTTTAATCCTAAAATGAAACTCAACAG gcaATTGATATTCTGCGCTCTAGCTGTTCTAGCTGAAGAACGTAAACCGATTGAATGTTTGGATGCTTTTGGTGCCACTG GTATAATGGGATTGCAATGGGCAAAGCATCTGAGAAGTTCTGTGAAAGTTACGATTAATGATTGTAATGAAAATTCTGTGACAATGATTCAGGAAAACTGccatttaaacaaaatgaagGTGAAACTGAACACTAAGGAAGACGACAATGATGAAGCTAtgggagatggaggagaaaataCTGACACCATTGAGGTGACAAAAATGGATGCCAATGTTATAATGCATTTGAGATCATTTGATTTTAT ccaTTTGGACCCCTTTGGAACTTCTGTGAATTATCTGGATTCCGCCTTCAGAAATGTGAGAAATCTTGGAATCGTGTCATTGACATCCACAGACATCAGTTCTCTATATGCAAAGGCTCAACACGTTGCCCTGCGTCATTATGGATGTAATATTGTCAGAACAGAGTACTACAAGGAACTGGCAGCCAGAATAGTAATTGCTGCTGTGACAAG AGCTGCAGCTCGCTGTAACAAAGGCATTGAAGTTTTACTCGCAGTAGCTCTAGAACATTTTGTTCTAGTAGTGGTCAGAGTTTTAAGGGGACCGTCTCCTGCAGATgattcagcaaagaaaataagagacCTCATCCATTGCCAGTGGTGTGAAGAgagaatttttcagaaagagGGTAATATGGTAGAAG AAAACCCTTATCAGCAGCTCCCTTGTGATTGTCATGGCAGTATGCCTGGGAAGACAGCAGTAGTTCTTGGTCCTCTCTG GTCAGGAGCCCTCTTTAACACTGGATTCCTCAGAAGAATGCTGTTTGAGGCTGTCCAGTATGGTTTGGATGAAGCTCAGCCACTTCTGAAGACATTAGTTTGTGAAGCTGAGTGCacaactttaaaacatttttctaccCATAGTCCTTATGATGAGAACAAACAAG AAGAGTGTGGCGTATATATTAAAACACCAAATACTTCTGCAGAATCCTACTTGGTACATG gaaaaagaaaaagtgatgaaGTGATTCGAAATGCAGCCAAGCGACAAAAATCTGAGAACAGTGCTGAGCACCCTGCATTTTACTACAATATCCACAGACACAGTATTAAAGGAATGAACATGCCAAA gttaaatAAGTTCTTGAACTATCTCTCTGAAGCTGGATACAGAGTAAGCAGAACCCACTTTGATCCAATGGGAGTTCGCACGAATGCGCCCTTGGCACAATTTAAGACTATTCTTATGAAGTACAGCACTCCCACGTACACGGGGGGACAGGCAGAAGGCCCTGTCCATCTAGCTGAAGATGTCCAGGCAGGAGAACAggttccagctgctgcagacgGCAAGGCAGAAGATGCTGAGTTCCTGGAAGATGATAAATCTGGAGTCGCTGCCGCCATGTTCAAAAAAGACTACCCTACTCACTGTGCAGCTGATTAA
- the RNF2 gene encoding E3 ubiquitin-protein ligase RING2, with the protein MSQAVQTNGTQPLSKTWELSLYELQRTPQEAITDGLEIVVSPRSLHSELMCPICLDMLKNTMTTKECLHRFCADCIITALRSGNKECPTCRKKLVSKRSLRPDPNFDALISKIYPSRDEYEAHQERVLARISKHNNQQALSHSIEEGLKIQAMNRLQRGKKQQIENGSGAEDNGDSSHCSNASTHSNQEAGPSNKRTKTSDDSGLELDNNNTTVAIDPVMDGASEIELVFRPHPTLMENDDSAQTRYIKTSGNATVDHLSKYLAVRLALEELRSKGESNQMNLDTASEKQYTIYIATANGQFTVLNGSFSLELVSEKYWKVNKPMELYYAPTKEHK; encoded by the exons aTGTCTCAAGCTGTGCAGACGAATGGGACACAACCTTTAAGCAAAACATGGGAGCTCAGTTTGTACGAATTGCAAAGAACGCCTCAG GAAGCAATCACTGATGGCTTGGAAATAGTGGTGTCACCCAGGAGCCTGCACAGTGAACTGATGTGTCCCATCTGTTTGGATATGTTAAAAAACACCATGACGACAAAAGAATGTTTGCATCGCTTCTGTGCTGACTGTATCATTACAGCACTCAGGAGTGG CAACAAAGAATGTCCCACGTGCCGTAAAAAGCTAGTTTCAAAAAGATCACTGAGACCAGATCCCAATTTTGATGCTCTCATCAGTAAAATTTATCCAAGCCGAGATGAATATGAAGCTCATCAGGAGAGAGTGCTAGCAAGAATCAGCAAGCATAATAACCAGCAAGCTTTAAGTCACAGCATTGAGGAAGGTTTAAAGATTCAGGCTATGAACAG GCTACAGAGGGGCAAGAAACAACAGATTGAGAATGGCAGTGGAGCAGAAGATAATGGTGACAGTTCACACTGTAGCAATGCCTCAACACACAGCAATCAGGAAGCGGGGCCTAGTAATAAGAGGACCAAAACATCGGATGATTCTGGGCTAGAACTGGACAATAACAACACAACTGTGGCAATAGACCCCGTAATGGATGGTGCTAGTGAAATCGAATTAGTCTTCAGGCCTCATCCAACCCTCATGGAGAACGACGACAGTGCGCAGACAAG ATACATCAAGACCTCAGGCAATGCCACTGTTGATCACTTGTCCAAGTACCTAGCTGTGAGATTGGCTTTGGAGGAGCTTCGTAGCAAAGGAGAATCAAACCAGATGAACCTTGACACGGCCAGTGAGAAGCAATATACCATTTACATTGCTACTGCCAATGGGCAGTTCACT GTATTAAATGGGTCATTTTCCTTGGAACTGGTCAGTGAGAAGTACTGGAAAGTGAACAAACCCATGGAACTGTACTATGCGCCAACAAAGGAACATAAATAA